The DNA segment TTCCCATCAATGTTTTTTGACCTTGAACACAAGCAAATTGATGAACTCCATCTGCTTTTGCCAATGTAACTGATTGTACATTGTTGAAACCTTTATATAATGAGTAAGCATTTACACCTACTTGCATTTCTTCTTTTAACGCTGCTTTTTTACCATAACCGAAAGCCAAACCAACAGTTCCAGCAGCTTGTCCTGGTTGAACAATTACTGGCACGTTTTCTAGTTTCGCTCCATCGGCAGTAGTAATGGTGGCATAACTTCCGTCTAAGCCTCCATCAGCAACAATTTCGTTTGACAATTCCAATTTATTGGCATCGGCAGCCGAAACAGTAACATAATTATCCCAAGAAACTCTCGTGATTGGATCCGGGAATTCTTGCAACCAAGGGTTGTTCGCTTGTTGACCGTCACCCAAACCAGTTTTGGTATATAAAACCAATTCAAGTCCTTGTGCAGCTTTTGATTGTGCCAATGCATTTGCAGCACCTGTATAATCAGCTGTTCCACCTGCGGTCGAAGGTATTGCTCCAACATAAACTCCGTCGTGCAATACTTTATTCCAAGTAGAACCTGAAATGATTGACGCCGAATTTGCTTTTAAATAATCGTAGAATGTTCCTGGAATACCATTCAAAGACAATAAAACGTCTTGAAATTGCTTGGTATCGAATAAAGGACGAATAGTAGGTTGAGTCAAACCATAAGTCCCTTTCGTGATGCTCACATCTCCCCAAGATTCTAAATAGTGAGGGGCTGCAGCAGCTATCGTAGTAATTGAAGCAGTTTCGTCTTCTTTCAAAGAAAAGCTGGCCGAAAGACTTACTTTTTTCAATCCTTCAACAAAATCTTTTGAATTTGGCAAAGTATAAACTGGATTCACGCCACTCATGATCAATGTATGAACGCTTCCTGCTTTCATGTCATTAACCAACTGGGCTACTTTTTGGCTAGATCCTTTTCTGATTTGTCTTGTTCCAACAGTAGAAAAAGATTCACTAGACAACACTTGATTGATGGCCAAAACCAACAATTGTGCATTTTTATCTTGAATACCGGAAACCAAAACCCCTTTGCTTCCAGCAGCTTTCAACTGTTGGGCAGCTTTGGCAACTTCAGCTTTATATTTGGCATCTAAAGTCACCGGAACCGAAGCTCCAACAACTACATTATATATATGCACCAATGCTTGCTTTTGATTGGCGGTTGACATTGCAACACGTTTGTCGGCAGCAGCACCAGACAAAGTCATATTCGCTTCGAATTGGAAATGACGAGATATTTTTTTGTTTCCTTGTGGTCCTTGTGGAATTCTTCCTTTGGCATAACCGGAATCATAGCTTCCACCTTGCCAGTCTCCAAGGAAATCCGCTCCAACGGAAACAATGGTTGATGCTTTTGAAAAGTCGTAATCAACCAAAGCTCTTTCACCGTAAACCGTTTCGAATGCATCCAAAGTTTCCGATTCAGAAACTGCATCGTAGATAACGTGTTTTGCATTTGGATTTTTTCCCAAGAACTCGGCAATCAACTTTTCAGTTGATGGACTTGCCAATGTACCTGTCAAAAGAACAACTTGTCCTCCTTTGGCTTTGGCATCAGCCAAACCTGATTTAATTTTCGAATCAACCTCAGACCAAGAAGCTTTTTTACCGGCAATCTTTGGTTCTTTCAAACGCATACTGTCATATAATGACAATACCGAGGCATGAATTCTGGCATTTGCCGAAAATTTGGCACCTGCAATCGTGTTGTTGTCTATCTTGATAGGACGACCTTCACGTGTTTTTACTAAAAGGTTGGCAAAATCAAAACCATCAAAAACCGAAGTCGCATAATAATCTGCAACTCCAGGAATGATTTGTTCTGGCTGTACTACATAAGGTATCGACATGTGCACAGGACCTTCGCAAGCCGCAAGCGTGGCCGCCGCAGTACTGAATCCAACGTACTTTAAAAAATCACGACGTGATGTTGATGAAGATGACAAAGCACCACCGTTTCCTAAAAACGCGTCAGTAGGAATTTCTTCAACAAATTCGTTATTTTTAAGCGCCTCAACAATAGAACTATTTCCGTCTAGTTCTTCAACACTTTTCCAGTATTTTTTGTTTGATGACATATTCTATATAAATATTAGCTTCTTAATTTTTTGTTTCAAGTTTCTTTTGTTTCAAGTTTAGAGTTTCAACAACCTGAAACTTTAAACTTGAAACTTTTTTAATAGTGGCATTTACCACATTCCAATCCTCCCATTTGCGCTGCAGTCAATTTGTCTACACCGTATTTTTTGGAAAGCTGTTCGTGAATTTTTTTGTAATAGTCGTTTCCTTCGGTTTTGACTTCGGTTTTTCTGTGGCAATCCACGCACCATTTCATTGTTAATGGAGCAAATTGTTTTTGAATTTCATAAGTTTGAACTGGTCCGTGACAAGTTTGACATTCAACGCCTGCAACATTTACGTGTTGTGAGTGATTGAAGTACACAAAACTTTGCAAATTGTGGATACGAACCCATTTAACAGGCTGTGTTTTACCTGTATATTTCTGGGCATCTTTATCCCAACCAACGGCTTTGTATAATTTTGCAATCTCCTTGTCGTAGAAATCTTTAGAATATTCAGCAGTGGCAGTTGTATCTGAAACCTCAGAAATATTTTTGTGACAGTTCATACAAACATTCAAGGAAGGAATCCCGGCTGATTTCCCAACTCTTGCTGCCGAGTGACAGTAGTTACAGTCGATTCCATTGCTTCCTGCGTGAATTCTATGAGAATAATGTATTGGCTGAATTGGCGCATAATCTTGGTCAACACCAACTTGCATTAAATACCCATAGACAAAAAATCCGCTGGCCAACAACAAGAATATTGAAGTTACCAATACCAAGAATTGGTTTTTAACGAATGCTTTCCATATAGGTAAAGTCGGTTCTTTTGGAGCAACATTAATTCCATTTGCAGCAGCTACTTTTCTTAAAACATTGTTCACCAAGAACAACATCACGATTAGTATTGCCATTATCAATGACAAAGCACCTAGAATAACATTATTTGAAATCCCTCCTTCATTGACATCTGCACCAGGAAGTTTTTCTCCTGCAGCCGGAGCTGCCGCTGCCGCTTTCTCCTCCATTGTATAAGCAATGATATTATCAATATCAGCCTCAGACAATTGCGGAAACGCAGTCATTGGAACCTTGTTGTTAGCTTCAAACACTTTAACCGCTTGGGCATCACCTGATTTTATCAAATCGCCACTATTGTGAATCCATTTATAAAGCCACGCTTTGTCATACTTGGCACCAACACCTCTAAGAGCAGGACCTGTTGCTTTTGCATCCAATTTATGACATGCAGCACAATTTGTATTGAAAATCTCTTTCCCTTTCACGGCATCACCGCCTGTTGTGGCTGCTGGTGCCGCAGTTGCTTCTGCAGGGGCTGGAGTTGCTGCCGGAGCTGCATCTTGTGCAAATGAACTCAAGGATAAAGCCAGCATCAACGCTAAGCTTAAATATAATTTCCTTGTAATCGAATTATGGTTACCCATCTTTTTCATATAGTATAGTAATTATCTACAGTATTGATATTTGATATGACTTTTTTCAAATGTAAAATATGATAAAAATCACTTTTTAAAAAATATTGGACAAAAATACACTTTAAGAACTATTCTCAAAACCTTAAAATAGTCTTAAATATAATTTATATTCATTCTAAATAATTATTACATTTTAGTTTTAACGTTTAAACACTATTTTTGTATAAAAACATTCAGATTATGAGAATTATAGCATACAAAAAAATCTTTTTATCCTCTTTGTTATTAGTTGTTTTGGCACCAAAAATGAAGGCTCAAGACCAAAATATCACAGTTAGTCAAGACCCAAAATTCGAACAATTATTAAACGAAAAGAGAAAAATAAACACTTCTCTTACCGTAAATGACTCGTATAAAATTCAAATTTATAGCGGAGGAAGCGAAAACGCAAAAAAAACACTGAACGAATTCCGACAAGAATTTACAACTATCGACGCCACAATTGTTTTCAACACGCCTAATTACAAAGTTTGGGTTGGGAATTTTAAAACTCGCATCGAAGCCGAAAGAAATTTGACAAATATCAAGGATAGATACAAAAATGTGCTTTTGATAAAGCCGAGTAGATAATTTTTTTTTTACATTTTAAACAAAAAAAAGCAACCCAATTGGGTTGCTTTTTTTGTTTTGGAATTGTTTTGTTTGCCCTATTTGACGGGTACGGTTTACAAAACCGGACACTATCCCACACAAGATATTTACTACATATCCGAGCAATCTAGTTAACAGAGCACGATATATTTATTACATATATCAAGGACTATGAATTTCTTATAAAAATTTTATAATGAAAATTAGATATAATAAAATTACTATCGAATGAATTATAATCGAAATTATATTTATTTTTTCTTTGTTATAATATTTCCAAATATTTATTACCAGAAAGATCAAACTTAGTAATGGTAAAATTATCGGAGCTATTGTTTCTAATATCATTAGACCTGCCCCTGATGGAAATATTCTATATCTAATAACAATCAAAAACCATAATATTACGTAAAATAACATTGTCAAAAAAGCACTTTTGTGTTTTGGATTTTCTATTTTAAACATTTAATTTATTTTAAAATTTATCTAAAGCTGAACAAAACAAATCTACTAAAAATTCTTACCATTTGAGAAAAACAATTAGCAACCATCCAAAAACAAAAAAAATCCCGATTGCTCGGGATTTTCTATATAAACTATATCGAAATTCTATTTCAATTTCTTTTTGATGGCTACCTCGTGGAAAGCTTCGATAACATCTCTTTCCTCAATGTCGTTGTATCCTTTTATTTGAATACCACAATCGTATCCTTTGGCTACTTCTTTCACGTCGTCTTTGAAACGTTTCAAGGCGATTAGCTCACCTGTGTGAACTACCACACCTTCACGAATAATCCTGATTTTGGCATTTCTGGCAATTTTACCATCCATAACCATACATCCTGCAATTGTACCCACTTTAGAGATTTTGAATAACTCTCTAACTTCGGCAGTTCCCAGCACTTCTTCTTTCATCTCAGGAGCAAGCATTCCCTCCATCGCATCTTTCAAGTCGTCGATTGCGGCGTAAATGATGGAATAGTAACGGATATCGATTTCTTCTTTGTCGGCCAATTGTCTTGCATTACCGGCAGGACGAACATTAAATCCGATGATGATGGCATCCGAAGCAGAAGCCAACATAACGTCGGTTTCAGTAATGGCCCCAACACCTTTATGGATAATGTTGATTTGAATTTCTTCGGTAGATAACTTAGAGAACGAATCGGACAAGGCTTCAACAGAACCATCCACATCCCCTTTAAGGATAATGTTCAATTCTTTAAATTGACCTAATGCAATACGACGTCCAATTTCATCCAACGTAATATGACGTTGTGTACGAACTGATTGTTCACGCATCAATTGAGAACGTTTGGCGGCAATTTGTTTTGCTTCTTTTTCGTCTTCAAAAACATTGAACTTGTCACCCGCTGTTGCAGCTCCATCTAAACCTAAAACAGATACTGGAGTTGAAGGGCCGGCTTCTTTAACAATATTTCCTCTTTCATCATGCATGGCTTTAATCTTGCCATGGTGTTTTCCAGCCAACATATAATCACCTATTTTTAAGGTTCCGTGTTGTACTAATATGGTAGAAACATATCCTTTTCCTTTATCCAAGAATGCTTCCACAACAGTTCCTTGAGCTGCTTTGTTTGGATTTGATTTAAGATCAAGAAGTTCTGCTTCCAATAATACTTTTTCCAATAATTCTTTTACACCTGTACCAAATTTTGCAGAAATATCGTGAGATTGAATTTTTCCACCCCAATCTTCAACCAATAAATTCATACTTGCCAAACGCTCTTTGATTTTCTCAACATTGGCATTAGGCTTATCCACTTTGTTAATGGCAAATATAATTGGCACCCCAGCAGCTTGTGCGTGGGAAATGGCTTCTTTGGTTTGTGGCATGATGTCATCATCAGCCGCAACTACAATAATGGCAATATCCGTAACTTGAGCTCCACGAGCACGCATCGCGGTAAACGCTTCGTGACCCGGTGTATCCAAGAAAGCTATCTTTTGACCGTTATCCAATGTCACTCCGTAAGCACCAATATGTTGGGTAATTCCTCCAGATTCACCAGCGATAACATTTTCTTTACGAATATAATCCAGCAAAGAGGTTTTACCGTGATCGACGTGACCCATTACAGTTACGATAGGCGCCCTGAAAACTAAATCTTCTTCTTTGTCCTCAACAACTTGAATAGCTTCTTCAATATCAACGGTAATAAACTCTACTTCATATCCAAATTCATCGGCAACAATGGTTAGTGTTTCCGCATCCAAACGTTGGTTTTGCGTAACCATGATTCCAAGTGACATACAAGTTCCAATCACTTTGGTAATTGGCACATCCATCATGATGGCAATTTCACCAACGGTTACAAACTCGGTAACTTTGATGGTTTTGCTACCTTCGTCCAAAGCTCTTTGTTCATCATCCGATTTTTGACGGTGCGTGTCTCTTTTGTCTCTTCTATATTTAGCAGCTTTAGATTTACCACCTTTTCCTTGCAGTTTTTCTAAAGTCTCTCTAATTTGATTTTTTACTTCCTCTTCCGTAGGCTCCACTTTGGCAACAATAGCAGGTCTGGCTCCTTTTACGAAACCTGGCCTAGCACCTCTGTTGGCATTGAACCCTCCACCTTTAGTGTTTGGAGTAATTTTGTTTGGATTTGGCGCACCCGGAACTCCAGGAGTAGCAGGTGGCCTTGGCGCACCTGGTTTTGGAGCAATCCTTTTTCTTTTATTCTTGTTGGCATTGTTGGCCGCACTGCCGGGAGCTCCAGGAGCTCCAGGTTTGTTTGGCGTAATTTTAGGCTCTTCTTTCTTCTTTTTCGGTTTGTTGAATTGAGATAAATCAATTACTTGACCTGTCAAAGTAGCTCCAGAAAGTTTTTGATATTGTGTAGTTATCGATTCTTCAACAGGTGGCGCATCAACAACTGGAGTTGCTACCGCTTTTGGAGTTTCAACTTTTGGTTCTGGAACCACAGCTTCAACTTTAGTTTCTTTAATCTCAACAACAGGTTTTTCAACCTCTTTACTTTCAACAACAATTTTCTCTTGAGCAGGCACATTTTGCACTGGTTTCTCTTGCTGAACAGGTATTTCTTGCTGAATTTTTTCAACAGGAATCTCCTTTTTCTCAACAGCTGCCGGAGGAGGAACTACTACTGGTTTTTTAGGATTAAGATCAATATTTCCAACAAGAGTTGGCCCAGTCACAGTAGCTCTAGCTTTAATAACTTCTTGGCTTCTTAACCTTTCTTCGTCTTGTTTGCGTTTGTCTTCGATTTCTTTTTCACGTTCAATACGCAAAGCTTCTTTCTCTTTTCTTTTCTCTTCTCCAACCTCTTTTGAAGCTTCTTTATTGCCCTTATCGCCCGCAAACTGACCGCACAAAACATTGTATACGTCGTCAGAAATTTTTGTGTTGGGGTTGGATTCAACAACAATCCCTTTATCTTTTAGATAATCCACAGCTCTTTCTAAAGAAATATTCAACTCCCTTAAAACCTTGTTTATTCTAATAATTTTCTCTTCAGACATAAAACCTTTTTAATATTACCTTATTTTCTCACCCTACATCCTCTCAATATAAGAGGAAATAAAGATGAATTTTTGTTTTTCTTCCTCACACTAACTCTCGAATAGGAGAGGAAAAATAAGGTTGAAAATTAATTTTTATTTTAAAATTGACTAACTGTCAAATTCTTCTTTTAATATTCTCATTACATCTAGAATCGTTTCTTCTTCAAGATCTGTTCTTCTAACCAAATCATTCACGTCTTGTTTCAAGATACTTTTTGCTGTATCTAAACCAATTTTTGCAAATTCTTCGATTACCCATTCTTCGATTTCATCTGAAAACTCTGTTAATTCAACATCATCATCATCTGCAACAGTCCCGGCAACATCACCTTCACGAATAACGTCAAGTTCATAACCAGTTAATTGTCCAGCCAATTTAATATTGTGCCCACCTCTACCAATTGCTTTAGAAACTTCTTCCAATTTCAAGAAAACCTCTGCTCTTTTTGTTTCTTCATTAATCTTGATGGAAGAAACTTTTGCAGGACTTAATGCTCTTGTAATATACAATTGAATATTGCTTGTATAATTGATGACATCAATATTTTCATTTCCTAATTCACGAACGATACCGTGAATACGAGAACCTTTCATTCCAACGCAAGCTCCAACTGGGTCAATTCGGTCATCATAAGAATCTACGGCTACTTTTGCTTTTTCGCCAGGAATTCTAACTACATTTTTAACCATTATCAGTCCGTCGAAAACCTCTGGGATTTCTTGCTCGAATAATTTTTCCAAGAACTTTTCAGAAGTTCTGGACATAATAATTTGAGGTTTATTTCCTTTTAATTCAACACTTTCAATGATTCCGCGAACGTTATCTCCTTTTCTAAAGAAATCCGATGGAATTTGTTTTTCTTTTGGCAAAACAATTTCATTTCCTTCATCATCCACCAAAATTACGACTCTTGGACGAACGTGATGCACTTCGGCAGTATAAATCTCACCTATTAAATCTTTAAATTGCTTGTAAAGATTGGTGTTGTCATGTTCATGGATCTTGGAAATCAAGTTTTGACGCAAGGCCAAAATAGCTCTTCTTCCTAAATCTACCAACTTCACTTCTTCAGAAACTTCTTCTCCAATTTCGAAATCAGGTTCAATTTTTCTAGCTTCTGTCAATGTAATTTCCAGGTGATCTAAATCTAAATCATCATCAGCAACAATAACCCTTCTTTGCCAGATTTCCATATCCCCCTTATCTGGATTGATAATAATGTCAAAATTATCATCAGACCCAAATTTTTTCTTCAATGCATTTCTGAATACATCTTCTAATATCGCCATAAGCGTTACACGATCAATAAGTTTATCATCTTTAAACTCTGAAAATGAATCGATTAATGCTAAATTTTCCATGCCAACTATTTAATTAAAATGTTACTGTAACAATTGCTTCTTTTATTTCCGTATAAGGTATTTCTTGCCTTTTCTGGACAGTTTCCTTGCCTTTTCCAATTTTTTTCGGCTCTCTGGCTTCCCACGACAAAATTATAAAATTATCATTAGCTTCAACCAATTCTGCCTCAATTGTTTGAGTTTCTAATTTTACTATTAGTGTTCTACCAACGTTTTTCTTGTATTGCCTCACCATTTTTAATGGAGAACCTACTCCCACCGAAGCCACTTCTAAAGAAAAATCCTGCTCTTCTCTATCCAAATTATTTTCGATTGCTCGACTGACATCAATACAATCCTGCAAAACAACACCATTATCGCCATCTATGTTTACGATGATTTTAAAACTATCGGTTATCGTCAAATCTATCAGGAAAATAGAAGGTTTTTCAAGTAATACCTGAGTTAGTAAATCGTTAACTTTATCTTTAAATGTCATAATTTTTATAAAAAGAGGCACGCAATGCGTGCCTCATTATCTAGTTTTTTAATAAATAACAGTGCAAATATAGTGTTTTTTTTATAAATCAAAAATGATTGTTTTTTGTTTAATTTTTTTGTAAATTTAATCTTTCTAATTTCTCACCCAGTTTACCAAATAATTTAATACTCTTTTAATTATGAAACGGATTTTAATACCAACCGACTTTTCCAAATATTCCGAGGAAGCCTTAAAAGTAGCGGCACAAATTGCCCGAAAATACGACAGCGAAATCATCTTGTTACACATGCTGGAATTACCACATGAGGCTAGCGACATCATGGGCGGCGGAAAAAGTATTCCCGAGATTATGTCTTACAAGAACAAAGCCATTAGCAATCTAGAAAAATTAATGGATTCGAAATATTTAAAAGGAATCAATGTTTCCGAGGCTATTGAGTTCAAAAAAGTAGCCGAAGGCGTTTTAGACGCCTGTGAAAAAAATAATGTGGATTTAATAATTATGGGATCACACGGAACATCTGGGTTTGACGAATTATTAGTGGGCTCCAATGCCGAAAAAGTAGTTCGATTATCAAAAATACCTGTTTTGGTTGTAAAAAAAGAAGCCAAAGATTTCAAAGCAAGGAATTTTGTTTTCGCTTCAGATTTTTCAAAAGAAACACGAAAACCATTCCGAAAAATGATTGAATTTGCAAAAATTTTCGATTCAAATCTATTTTTGGTGATGGTTTGCACACCCAATAGTTTCAAAACAACACATGCTGCCGAAAAAATCATGCACAATTTTATAGCCAATTATGACATAGAAAACTATTCCTCGCACATCTATAACGACACCAATATAGAAAACGGCATTATTAATTTTGCCAATAGTGTCAATGCCGATTTAATTGGAATATGCACACATGGCAGAACAGGTTTAGCTCATTTCTTTAACGGAAGCATTGGGGAAGAATTAGTAAACCACGCCACAAAGCCCGTGATAACTTTCAAAATCTAAATTACACAAAAAAAACGTTCGCAATTTTGCATAAAAAAACCTCTCAAATATTGAGAGGTTTTTTTCGTTGGTCTACAAGGACTCGAACCTTGAAAGACTGCACCAAAAACAGTTGTGTTACCATTACACCATAGACCAATTCCATTGCTGTTAAGCGAGTGCAAATTTAATACAAATTTTAATTTGTACAAACTTTTAATCCCTTTTTATTAAAAAAAATTTTCTCCACCCAGATAGTTTGAAAATTTTCAAACCAGTTTAATCACCGACGAGAGTTTAATCACAGCTTTAAAACAAAAATAAACACCTGAAGTTGACACATATAGCAAACAACAACAAACATAAAAAGATTTCATAAGACAACTTGCACAATGCGCCTTCCAGTATATATTCAATTGTAAGTTTATGCATTTAAAACTGTAAAATACCCTTCTGATAGGGAAGACTTGAAAATTTCTAGTCGTTTAACAACTCTTCTTTTTCTATTATTAAACAAAAAAAAGGGTTTTTAAAACTACATTACTACCGACAAATATCAACTCCTATCCCTAAACGTGCGAATATAGTTAATAATGTCCCAACGTTGATCATTTGTCAAATCCGTCAATGGCATAGGCCGTCTTGCCTCAGATATTTTCCAAAACAATTGACCGTCGGCTTCTTTTTGGACAGCTTCAGAACCTAAATCCGCTATTTGTTTGTGAACTTTTCCTGCCTTGTAACCATCTCCTTTCCCTTCTTTTCCATGACATCTCACACAATCTAACTGATAGGAATGTTTTCCTCTTTCAAGCGAAGAGGCATCTGCCGAATAAGGGTTCTTCATATTCACGGCTGATTTGGGGACATTCCAAGGCGCAGCATGTTGGGCAGACACAATAGACGCATACATAAATGTAATTACAATGAATGCTAATTTTGTAACGATTTGTTTTTGAAACTTGCTTTTCATAAAATTGATTATTAAGGAGATATAAAATTAATTGAAAATAATATCGATTGCGAAAAAAGTGGAATTCAAGTTAGTATTTTTCAAAATCACACACAAATTTACATGTTTATTGAATTCTGACATCATAAAAAACCATATTTTTTATTAATTAATTGTAAGATTTTTAAACAAATATTTTAATCGAATCTTTAAATAAAAAAAGCTTAAAAAAAAGAGTAAAACAAGGATTTTAAAAAAAACAACAATACAACATAAAAAAGCTTATCAGTTCAAAAATGACAAGCATCAAAAAAAAACTCATTCAAAACATTTAAATGAGATTCAAAAAGCAACTACAACTTATAATATACAATTTTAGGATTATGAAATTTATATTTTATAATTATGATAGCGCTTAATTTCATCTTGGTAAATACAGTATTTTTTTATGTGTGGAGTGTCCCAATAAAGTGTACTGACGACGATACCAAAAATATTTGAGCTCTGTAGCTATTTGTTTTTAGAATTTTTTGTTAATGACCACAACCATAAATAAAAAAACATTTTCTTTGCATCTTGAAAAAACTAAATTTTAGTACCTAAAATATGACAACATTCAATTTCAACAAATGGAATACAATTACCGGTTGGTGCGTCTTTGCAATCGCTTTATTAACCTATACTCTTACCGTTGAACCCACAATGAGCTTTTGGGATTGTGGCGAATATATAGCCACAGCGGCAAAACTTGAAGTAGGACACCCACCAGG comes from the Flavobacterium limnophilum genome and includes:
- a CDS encoding universal stress protein — protein: MKRILIPTDFSKYSEEALKVAAQIARKYDSEIILLHMLELPHEASDIMGGGKSIPEIMSYKNKAISNLEKLMDSKYLKGINVSEAIEFKKVAEGVLDACEKNNVDLIIMGSHGTSGFDELLVGSNAEKVVRLSKIPVLVVKKEAKDFKARNFVFASDFSKETRKPFRKMIEFAKIFDSNLFLVMVCTPNSFKTTHAAEKIMHNFIANYDIENYSSHIYNDTNIENGIINFANSVNADLIGICTHGRTGLAHFFNGSIGEELVNHATKPVITFKI
- a CDS encoding c-type cytochrome, whose amino-acid sequence is MKSKFQKQIVTKLAFIVITFMYASIVSAQHAAPWNVPKSAVNMKNPYSADASSLERGKHSYQLDCVRCHGKEGKGDGYKAGKVHKQIADLGSEAVQKEADGQLFWKISEARRPMPLTDLTNDQRWDIINYIRTFRDRS